The Legionella jordanis genomic sequence AGTCATTAACGCCACACCCGATTTTGCGTATACTGTTTGGTATTGTAATCAATAAGGATCCTTAATGATTTATTCAAATATTCTGGAAACCATTGGCCATACGCCAGTGGTTAAAATTAACCGTATTGCTAAGGAACTGGCTTGTGAGCTTTATGTAAAATGTGAATTTCTCAATCCAGGTGGTTCAGTAAAAGATCGCATCGGTTATGAAATGGTAAAAAACGCCGAACGCGATGGACGAATCAAACCCGGCGATACATTGATTGAACCTACCTCAGGCAATACCGGGATTGGCATTGCCCTAGCCGGAGCAGTATTGGGTTACAAGGTTGTGATTACCATGCCCAATAAAATGAGTCATGAAAAGCAAGCGGTCCTTGAGCGTTTGGGCGCCACCATTTATCGTACCCGCACCGAGGCCGCCTGGAATGACCCGGACAGTCATATTTCCCTGGCAAAGGATTTACAGCGCGAAATACCCAACTCTCATATCCTCGATCAATATGCTAATCCCGATAATCCGAACGCACATTACCGTGGTACGGCACAAGAAATTATTGATGAATTTGCTAAAGATTTAGACATGGTAGTAGCAGGCGTCGGTACGGGAGGCACCATTACAGGAATAGCAAAACGGCTAAAGGAATACAATCCCTCCATCCGCATTATAGGAGTTGACCCCATTGGCTCCATTCTAGGTGGCGGAGACGAAGTGAAGCCCTATCACGTTGAAGGCATTGGTTATGACTTTTTTCCAGACGTATTGGACAATAATCTTATCGATCAGTACATTAAAACCAATGATAAAGATTCATTTCATATGGCGAGACGGCTTATTCGGGAGGAAGGATTATTGGTTGGCGGATCTTCAGGGGCTGCGATGTGCGGAGCAATGCAAGCGGCTAAATCGTTGTCAGCCGGGCAAAAATGTTTAGTTATTTTGCCAGACTCCATCCGCAATTACATGTCCAAATACGCCAGCGATGAGTGGATGCAGGAACAAGGCTTCTTGTAATCTTAGATACATCGTTCAAAGTAGGTCTTTGACCTACTTTGTTAAAAGCCAGGGCTTAGGTGTTGAGCTCTGTTTTGTACTTGCTCAATTTTATCAAATACCACCGCAGGCTGTAGCTGACCAATGCTGATTGCACGAGCAATAGCATGAACAAGTTGCGTAGTCACTTCTTTTTCCTGATTGCCCGTGGGCATGCGAATGATTTCCCCTTGATGGGCTTTCTGTTTTAAAGAACGGAAGAAATCCTCAGTCCCGTGTTCAACTCCCACATAACCTCTAAAATAATCGCTCTGAGTTAAACCACTAATGTAGATATCCAGGAGCTGCTTTTTGTCAATTTCACCAGCATCTACGGCAGCCATTAATCGTCTTTTGGTACTTTCAAATTCAGTTAAAATACGGCGCTCATCCTCAGCAATGCGTTGAAGTATTTCATCCATGGACGGATCATTTTCTTCGACATGACGACGTTCTGCCGGATAACTTGCCCGAATGTGTTGAAACCGCGCCGGCTCCTGTACTCGAGGGATGTAGTGTTTATTTTGCAATTGGATAACCAGGGGTTTTGCTTGGCTGCCTGTTGCCTGATACGGCAAACTAAGGGGCAGCTCCCTCTCTTTGGCTACCACTTGCACGGTAATAGGATTTTTAATTGCCTCTGCAGCTGCTGCAATAAACGTTTCATCAATCCAGGTTGTAGAGAGTCTCATAGCCGCGGGAGAAACAGGCATTCCTTCATCGTCTATGAAAGCCCCTCGATAACGTTCTGGATGGGCATTCATTTCGGCAACGGCCACTTGTCTAATGGTATCGGCCAGTTTATCGACTAATTCACCCATGGAAAAATGGCGAATAATAAAACGTAAGCTATCCATCGGCGTGGCTAAACGGATGGTTGCTTTATGCTGCGGATAATACATGAAATGTCTTTGCAACAGCGCTTGCAGTTCTGGGCTGTTCTTGTTTTCAGCCAAGGCTTTGCTAATAAATGCTGCGGCTATTGCCCTAGGTCCACAATCCCCATTCCCACCCACATCAACAAAAGCAGCTTCTGCCTCTTTTTTGGGGCTGCTGGGAAATTCCCGTGGTACCCTGAAAAAACCAGTAGTTGCAGTAGGTATGGTATCTCCAATCTTCATTCATACTTCCATTTTAATCAACTTAGATTAAGGAAATATTAAACTTTATCTTGCACGCTATGAAGAACTTATGTTCAGAACAGCCGAAAGTGAAGCTTAATCAATTGGAATGTAGCCTTGCCTATCATAATGGAAACAGTTAAATAAAAAATTTTTAAAAACAAGAAGCTCGCATGAAAGTCATCACCTTGGATGCAAAATCAAAATCCCATAAATCATTATGCCCCTTGGCTGGTAAGGACGAAAATTGCTTGGGTTGATGGGCATGCTGGAATAGCAAAAGGGCCCCTGCGTAGGGGGTAATGCTGTCTTGTTCACCATGTAAAATTAGAAGCGGCGCTCTGCTCAAATTTATACGGCTTAAGGAATCAAACTTATCCCAAGGGGGAATAAGTGCCCAAGGGTAATGGTAGCGAGCAAGAGCACTCATGGAAGTAAAGGGTGATTGAAGAACCATGGCGCAGACGGGATACTTAGCCGCTAAATAAGTTGCCACAGCTGTGCCCAATGATTCGCCATAAACCACAATGTGCTGGCTTGAAACCCCATGTTTTTCCAGATAGCTCATCGCAGCCATCCCGTCTTGATATAATCCTTGCTCGCTCGGTCGTCCAGGATTCCCACCATAGCCTCTATACTCCAGCAACAACACCCCGAAACCTGCCGAGAGAAATTGACGCACAAGTGGCATGCGATAGCCGATATGTCCTGCATTGCCGTGTAAATACAGCAGCGTGGGATTCGGCGGGATCGCTTTTTTGTACCAAGAGTGAAGAATGAGGCCATCACTGGTCTCTATATTCACCACCTGCATGTCTTGCGCATGGAATGCACTGGGATTTGGCACTTCTTTTGCTGGCAAATACATCAAGTGGCGCTGAAACATATAAAAAAGGCATGTTAACGCCACAAGAATAAGACAACTTGTCAGTAATATTTGCTTTATCATGTTTTGAAAACTCATGGGATACAACAGTATTTTTATTTGAGATTACTGGTGAATGCAAATATTCATATGAGTTTCACAAACATTTCCGAGGAGATGGGATGCAACATCTGCAAGATCAGGACATTAGCAAATTGAAAGAATTGCTAAGGCATACAGGGGAATTTATTGCTTATTTTGAATTGGCCGAAACCAAGATGCTTGAGTGGCGACATGACATTGAACAGCAGGCTCAAATCCAGCAAACAAAAGCCCAACAGCAATTACAATCCTTGCATAATGAACTGGACGCATTACAAGAAGTACTCACACAGGCAGGGCTGGCCCGTTTTCGTTTGGCTGCTGAAAAATTATTGCAGCAAGGTGAAGAGCGTGCCGAAAACTTAGAGAAACTAAGCCAGAATTTTCTGGAACAGTTCGACTACCATCAACAAGAGTTCAACAGACTTCTGGAAAAAGGGTTGGCTCAAATTGAACAGTACGCGATTCGCGCCATTGAGCGCATGGACGAACATTTTTCACAGTATGATGTGCAGCAATTTCGTCGAATTACCAGTGAAAGTTGTGAACAAATTGAGCGAGTAGCCAATAATGCCGTACGGAAAAGCCAGGGGCTTCTTGGAAATTTTCAATGGCGTGCTGCAACTTTAGCCATTATTACGACCTTAATTACGGCTTTTGCTATTGGTTTTTACGTCAGTAATGAACTTCCATGGGAAATACATGAACACGTAAAAAATGAACGCGAGGCAGGTAAAGTATTAATCAAGGCTTGGCCTATCCTTACTCAGGAAGAAAAAGATAAAATTTTAAATAACCAAAAACCCAGAGTTTAATATGCTAGTTAGCCTCATGATCTTCGCAGCCTTGTTTATTTTTGCACTCTCGAGATTGATTCGCGAAAGACCCATTAAACTTTGGCATCGAAAATTAAACCTCGACAAACATTTCAAGACCTACCTAAGCCTTTATAGCAATATTGATGGCTTTGCCCTTTCCAAAGCAGCAAGAAAAGAAATCCCAGACTCCCTCGAGTACACCTATGGCGAAATTAAATTTGAACCGTTTATTGCGCTCTTGTCTTTATGTCAACCAAGCTCTTCCACAATCTTTTATGATCTAGGCAGTGGAACGGGTAGGGCCGTGATCGCTTGCGCTTTAGTGTTTAATGTCAAAAAAAGCTGCGGGATTGAAATTTTTCCCCAGCTCCATGATTGCGCCAAACAACAACAGCAGCGCTTAAGTCAATTAGGCAGCTATCAGGATTTGGCAAAACACATTGAGTTTAAGCTTGGCAACCTGTTGGAAACACCCATTGAAGATGCGTCTCTGGTGTTTATTAATGCCACCACCTTTTTTTCAGATACCTGGCTTGCAATCAGCAAACATCTCGAACAAATAAAGCCAGGCGCTTTAGTAATTTCAACCAGTAAATCACTGCAGTCCAATTTGTTTCAAACCGTTCGCGAAACCAGGGTAGAAATGAGCTGGGGAGTGGTTAAAGCATTCATTCAGAAGCGGCAAGCGGCTTAACTAGTAGGATATTTAAACAAATAGTATTGCAAAAGATATAAAATTCTTGATACAGTTATTTGATAAAATTGAATAAATTCTTTTCGAGTCTATACTAAAATTAAGTGCACGAGAGTCAACACCTGATGTGTCCTGGTGATGACGTTCTACAACGCGGCTAACCGAGGTGAGTATGATAAAATCGCAACTCATTGCAAACCTTGCTGCCAAAATGACACATCTGCCTGAGAAGCAAGTCACAGACAGCATAAATCGAATTCTTGAGCTGATGAGTGATGCGCTCATTAGTGGCCAGCGCATTGAAATTAGGGGTTTCGGCAGTTTTTCATTGCACCACCGCCCCCCTCGCAATGCCCATAATCCCAAAACGGGTGAAAAAGTGACGACGCAGGAAAAATACAGTCCTCATTTCAAACCAGGGAAAGAGCTTAGGGAACGAGTTGATGCGTCCAAAAAAACGGTTAAATTGAAAAAAATGGATGAAGAATAGGCTGCCTCTAAAGCATTTCATCCATACTTCTCCGACGATGTGTTGAGAAGCCGAATTTAAGCGCTCCTCAATTGGGATTGCAGGCAGTAACCATTAAAAAAATTTCGCCCAGCCGGGTTGTCGCGGTCCTATGATTGAATCGAATACACCTCAACATTCATCACAATCCATTAGATTAGATGCTGAGGAGGCAGTGAATAAATAACAATCTTAAACCACCCAAACCTAACTTTTAAGTACGAGGTAAAGTCACGCCCGTCTGCCCCTGATATTTTCCACCCCGATCGCGGTAGGACACTGCACACACTTCATCCGACTCGAGAAATAGCATTTGTGCAACGCCTTCATGAGCATAAATTTTAGCAGGAAGTGGAGTTGTATTTGAAAACTCCAAAGTGACATGACCTTCCCATTCAGGTTCCAAGGGAGTGACATTGACAATAATCCCACAACGAGCATAGGTTGATTTTCCAAGGCAAATGGTTAGGATGTTTCTAGGTATGCGAAAATACTCCACCGTTCTTGCCAGAGCAAAGGAATTGGGCGGGATAATGCAAACATCCGATTGCACATCGACAAAACTGCTCGCGTCGAAAGCCTTTGGATCCACAATAGCCGAGTTAATATTGGTAAAAATTTTGAATTCATTAGCGCATCGAACATCATAGCCGTAACTCGACACTCCATAGGAAATGATTCGGCCGTTTCCGGTTTCTCGAACTTGGCTACTTTCAAAAGGAGAAATCATTCCATGCTCAAGAGCCATTTTCTCAATCCAGCGATCTGATTTAATTGACATGACTTGCTGCCTTCGCAAAAAAATGCATAAACTTTATTATAAATCCACTAATAAGGGAAGTAATGCAACAACGTATTCGCTACAACAATTGTATGGAAACCTGCAAATCAGCAAGTTTTTTAGCAGAATCCGTTTTGCTAAACATTCGCCAACGATTGATATTCCCTGATAAAGCGGCAATTAAATCAATAAAAAATTTTCTTAGGATGCCTTGCCATTCTCGATGGGCTTCCAAGCTAACCTTCACTTCATCTACGGCAGACAGACAGGTTTCTTTAAATTCAGCCTTTAACTGATTTAGTGGCTTATCAGCCCTTAATAGACTGAATTTGGCCGCAAGCAAATGCTCATAAAGACACTTAATCTTGGTTGCTGCCTGGCAGTAGCTGTCATTCGTTCGCTGTTTTTCGTGCATAACCCGCAATTTTTCAGCAAAAATGGCCAAATGGCTTTCAAATCTGCTGTCGATTAGAATTTTCACCAACTGGTTTTGCAACTCACAGCCGTCCTTTATTTCCTGATTCTTGTCTCTCATCGCCTGCTCGATGATAGGCGAACTGTTAATTTCTAGCTGCTTGCA encodes the following:
- a CDS encoding pyridoxal-phosphate dependent enzyme, whose translation is MIYSNILETIGHTPVVKINRIAKELACELYVKCEFLNPGGSVKDRIGYEMVKNAERDGRIKPGDTLIEPTSGNTGIGIALAGAVLGYKVVITMPNKMSHEKQAVLERLGATIYRTRTEAAWNDPDSHISLAKDLQREIPNSHILDQYANPDNPNAHYRGTAQEIIDEFAKDLDMVVAGVGTGGTITGIAKRLKEYNPSIRIIGVDPIGSILGGGDEVKPYHVEGIGYDFFPDVLDNNLIDQYIKTNDKDSFHMARRLIREEGLLVGGSSGAAMCGAMQAAKSLSAGQKCLVILPDSIRNYMSKYASDEWMQEQGFL
- a CDS encoding OTU domain-containing protein — protein: MKIGDTIPTATTGFFRVPREFPSSPKKEAEAAFVDVGGNGDCGPRAIAAAFISKALAENKNSPELQALLQRHFMYYPQHKATIRLATPMDSLRFIIRHFSMGELVDKLADTIRQVAVAEMNAHPERYRGAFIDDEGMPVSPAAMRLSTTWIDETFIAAAAEAIKNPITVQVVAKERELPLSLPYQATGSQAKPLVIQLQNKHYIPRVQEPARFQHIRASYPAERRHVEENDPSMDEILQRIAEDERRILTEFESTKRRLMAAVDAGEIDKKQLLDIYISGLTQSDYFRGYVGVEHGTEDFFRSLKQKAHQGEIIRMPTGNQEKEVTTQLVHAIARAISIGQLQPAVVFDKIEQVQNRAQHLSPGF
- a CDS encoding alpha/beta hydrolase → MFQRHLMYLPAKEVPNPSAFHAQDMQVVNIETSDGLILHSWYKKAIPPNPTLLYLHGNAGHIGYRMPLVRQFLSAGFGVLLLEYRGYGGNPGRPSEQGLYQDGMAAMSYLEKHGVSSQHIVVYGESLGTAVATYLAAKYPVCAMVLQSPFTSMSALARYHYPWALIPPWDKFDSLSRINLSRAPLLILHGEQDSITPYAGALLLFQHAHQPKQFSSLPAKGHNDLWDFDFASKVMTFMRASCF
- a CDS encoding methyltransferase domain-containing protein, which encodes MLVSLMIFAALFIFALSRLIRERPIKLWHRKLNLDKHFKTYLSLYSNIDGFALSKAARKEIPDSLEYTYGEIKFEPFIALLSLCQPSSSTIFYDLGSGTGRAVIACALVFNVKKSCGIEIFPQLHDCAKQQQQRLSQLGSYQDLAKHIEFKLGNLLETPIEDASLVFINATTFFSDTWLAISKHLEQIKPGALVISTSKSLQSNLFQTVRETRVEMSWGVVKAFIQKRQAA
- a CDS encoding integration host factor subunit beta, producing MIKSQLIANLAAKMTHLPEKQVTDSINRILELMSDALISGQRIEIRGFGSFSLHHRPPRNAHNPKTGEKVTTQEKYSPHFKPGKELRERVDASKKTVKLKKMDEE
- the dcd gene encoding dCTP deaminase, with the protein product MSIKSDRWIEKMALEHGMISPFESSQVRETGNGRIISYGVSSYGYDVRCANEFKIFTNINSAIVDPKAFDASSFVDVQSDVCIIPPNSFALARTVEYFRIPRNILTICLGKSTYARCGIIVNVTPLEPEWEGHVTLEFSNTTPLPAKIYAHEGVAQMLFLESDEVCAVSYRDRGGKYQGQTGVTLPRT